One window of the Niallia circulans genome contains the following:
- a CDS encoding MFS transporter: MKEYSLEKRATYHLWTFVSSKLIATAGSQIYTFAISLYILHLTGSSMSFAVNMLCNILPRTVVAPFAGSIIDRYPRKHIAITAQTASTVSIGGLLLYSVTMGLSLPAIYTTSCILSITSMFASNAFTSSLTGLVDESRIQKASSMNQIAVSIAQIASPAIGGILFGLVSMSVFLTIFLIASLIAVVLDSTMNFTLFEKEKEKAEQQETVWRSLKAGLVYVKNQPLLVAMISISLIVNFIFTAFNIGFPYVVNTKLHMPSVQFGMVEGAFAVGTLLLSIYLSLGKEFKQPFQVSKLGIIALGILMAAAAIPIFIPMSAASIFIFYLMLMFLFGSVNILVNIPMMVLMQKKIANEYKGRVFTILETFAMGMMPVGTLIFGVLYDYVPAQWILLIAGALLIISVFILARPSVMEKAAESGDTVPVTKHRATSV, encoded by the coding sequence GTGAAAGAATATTCGTTAGAAAAGAGGGCCACCTACCATTTATGGACATTCGTCAGTAGTAAATTAATTGCCACAGCTGGGTCACAAATTTATACATTTGCAATTAGTTTATATATTTTGCATTTAACTGGCTCGTCGATGAGTTTTGCCGTAAATATGTTATGCAATATTTTGCCGCGGACAGTTGTAGCACCTTTTGCTGGGTCTATTATTGATAGGTATCCTCGTAAACATATTGCGATTACAGCGCAGACAGCCTCTACCGTATCTATTGGTGGATTGCTGCTTTATAGTGTAACGATGGGATTATCTCTACCTGCTATTTATACAACATCTTGTATTTTATCTATAACCTCGATGTTTGCGAGCAATGCTTTTACTTCTTCTTTAACAGGATTAGTGGATGAAAGCCGCATTCAAAAAGCGTCTTCCATGAATCAAATTGCTGTTTCTATTGCGCAAATTGCCAGTCCTGCTATCGGTGGAATATTATTCGGTCTTGTCTCCATGTCTGTTTTTTTAACTATTTTTCTGATTGCCTCGTTGATTGCTGTTGTACTTGATTCCACAATGAATTTTACATTGTTTGAAAAGGAAAAAGAAAAGGCAGAACAACAGGAAACGGTTTGGAGGAGTTTGAAGGCAGGATTAGTTTATGTTAAGAATCAACCGCTATTAGTAGCTATGATTAGTATTAGTCTTATCGTCAATTTTATTTTTACTGCTTTTAATATTGGTTTTCCTTATGTAGTGAATACAAAACTCCATATGCCATCTGTCCAATTTGGAATGGTGGAAGGTGCTTTTGCGGTTGGTACTTTATTGCTTTCTATTTATCTTTCATTAGGAAAGGAATTTAAACAACCCTTCCAAGTAAGTAAATTGGGAATTATAGCGCTAGGAATATTAATGGCAGCTGCAGCTATTCCAATCTTCATTCCGATGTCGGCAGCCTCTATATTTATCTTTTACTTAATGCTAATGTTTTTGTTTGGATCTGTTAATATACTGGTTAATATCCCAATGATGGTATTAATGCAAAAGAAGATTGCGAATGAATATAAAGGAAGGGTTTTTACTATATTAGAGACATTTGCAATGGGAATGATGCCGGTAGGAACACTTATCTTTGGTGTGTTATATGATTATGTTCCTGCGCAATGGATTCTCTTAATAGCTGGTGCCTTATTGATTATATCAGTATTCATCCTTGCAAGGCCATCTGTGATGGAAAAGGCAGCAGAATCAGGGGATACAGTTCCGGTAACCAAACATAGAGCAACTTCTGTATAA
- a CDS encoding glycerophosphodiester phosphodiesterase, producing MNQTKVYGHRGAKGRFPENTLLSFQQAILQGVDGIELDIHLTKDGEVVVIHDEFLNRTTDGTGVVKSYTLEELKQFSAGSKFSSLPDYEESWIAEKVPTLKEVLQLLAPYDIELNIELKTYTFAYEGIEEKTLALVNEFGNGRKVVYSSFHLPTLLRIKGLDPSASIAWLLNQVISNPLDYIKSLELEALHLHKEMVMDNLKDWQELRKHVRVWTVNKKEELTNLIEAEVESIITDYPEVAIAIRQERAVSVE from the coding sequence ATGAATCAAACCAAAGTATACGGACATAGAGGCGCAAAAGGCCGATTTCCTGAAAATACGCTTCTTAGTTTTCAACAAGCGATACTACAAGGAGTAGATGGAATTGAATTAGATATCCACCTGACAAAGGATGGGGAAGTAGTTGTTATTCATGATGAATTTTTAAATCGCACAACTGACGGAACTGGGGTTGTAAAATCCTATACACTAGAAGAGCTTAAACAATTTAGTGCGGGAAGTAAATTTTCCTCCCTTCCTGATTATGAAGAAAGCTGGATCGCAGAAAAAGTGCCTACATTAAAAGAGGTATTACAGTTGCTTGCTCCATACGATATCGAATTAAATATTGAACTTAAAACTTATACATTTGCATATGAAGGAATTGAAGAAAAGACTCTAGCACTTGTGAACGAATTTGGAAATGGGCGGAAGGTTGTTTATTCTTCTTTTCATTTGCCGACTTTATTAAGAATAAAAGGACTGGATCCATCTGCTTCGATTGCGTGGTTATTAAATCAAGTCATTTCCAACCCTCTCGATTATATAAAAAGCTTGGAATTAGAGGCTTTGCATCTCCATAAAGAAATGGTGATGGATAACTTAAAAGATTGGCAGGAATTAAGAAAGCATGTAAGAGTATGGACTGTAAATAAAAAGGAAGAGTTAACTAATCTTATCGAAGCCGAAGTAGAATCTATTATTACTGATTATCCAGAAGTGGCCATAGCGATTAGACAAGAAAGGGCTGTTTCTGTTGAGTAA
- a CDS encoding helix-turn-helix domain-containing protein produces MLGERIRTLRKQKKMTLEALAGDRLTKGMLSQIENNKARPSMESLEYIAGRLGVDISELLEKVSIVELRKVLEEAEKIHEEFRIYFKHSEETIEQCSKLTALIEPYISNLNESYESARLLEIYSRSLFCLNKKEWALYCDKAALIYDSLNLTANRANIAFFRGINFYLEHRYQDALQCYLEERHHIETTHIKIDPMTKVTMDYHIAALYSAIGDIKATSEAVESALEYSRKEKLYYKIDDIYKLATVVALLVGDEEKFHYYLKKLKQYGEFVEDKIFEELCDVIYVEYLLHVKGEYHQAMPIIDQYLTFDENTQKGSGDNWNMLQKGKAMYYVKVYKEALDILRTIYIPKHINHPVDQAIYYTKDIFIALCYKELNNIDKAREHAKIAYDCYLPLPDSIFKTLCNETYKNICLS; encoded by the coding sequence ATGTTAGGCGAACGCATTCGCACATTACGAAAACAAAAAAAAATGACCCTTGAGGCATTAGCTGGCGATAGATTAACCAAAGGCATGCTTAGTCAAATTGAGAATAATAAAGCGCGCCCTTCTATGGAGAGTTTGGAATATATTGCGGGAAGACTAGGCGTTGATATATCAGAGTTATTAGAAAAGGTAAGTATTGTTGAATTAAGAAAAGTATTAGAGGAAGCAGAAAAGATACATGAAGAATTTCGTATTTATTTTAAACACTCTGAGGAAACCATAGAACAATGCTCCAAACTGACCGCCTTAATTGAGCCCTATATCTCTAATTTGAATGAAAGCTATGAATCAGCTCGCTTATTGGAAATTTATAGCCGCAGTCTATTTTGTCTGAATAAAAAGGAATGGGCATTATATTGTGATAAAGCAGCATTAATTTATGATTCGCTTAATCTTACTGCTAATCGGGCAAACATTGCATTCTTCAGAGGAATAAACTTTTATTTGGAACACCGCTATCAAGACGCTTTACAATGTTATTTGGAAGAACGACATCATATTGAAACAACTCATATAAAGATAGATCCTATGACTAAAGTCACTATGGATTATCATATCGCTGCCTTATATTCAGCAATCGGAGACATAAAAGCAACTTCAGAAGCAGTGGAAAGCGCATTGGAATACTCGAGAAAAGAAAAACTCTACTACAAAATAGACGATATCTATAAGCTTGCTACAGTGGTTGCCTTGCTAGTGGGAGATGAAGAAAAATTTCATTACTACTTAAAAAAACTAAAGCAATATGGTGAATTTGTAGAAGATAAAATTTTTGAAGAACTCTGTGATGTAATTTATGTGGAATACTTACTGCATGTAAAGGGAGAATACCATCAAGCAATGCCTATCATTGATCAATATTTAACTTTTGACGAAAACACTCAAAAAGGAAGCGGTGATAATTGGAATATGCTTCAAAAGGGAAAAGCGATGTACTATGTAAAAGTATATAAAGAAGCACTCGACATTTTAAGAACAATTTATATACCTAAACATATTAACCATCCTGTTGACCAAGCTATTTATTATACCAAAGATATATTTATTGCTCTTTGTTATAAGGAACTTAATAATATCGATAAAGCACGAGAACATGCAAAAATTGCTTATGACTGCTATTTACCGCTGCCTGACTCTATATTTAAAACTCTGTGTAACGAAACATATAAAAACATTTGTTTAAGCTAA
- a CDS encoding glycerophosphodiester phosphodiesterase — MSKFLNRSILLLILIVFLSACGNNQSVQTMVSPSVTEHEETPRVIAHRGANEWYNESTITAYQIAAQSGVDSLEMDLRMTKDGELVAMHDDTIDRTTNGKGKVSDYTLEELRAFQTIESDNRKEIKEKIPTLKEIIETFQDTQKYYIETRLVDGKLAMEEKLINLLKEYGLLDKNLVTIQSFSEESLLKIKEMAPDTELALLFRKGSFSLEKASTVDFPIIGIESTDITKEVVDELHKKEKEVHVYFTNKKTQKVEQERVHEFGVDGYFTDFIHFTKEILAI, encoded by the coding sequence TTGAGTAAATTTTTAAATAGAAGCATCCTTTTGCTGATTTTAATTGTCTTCCTTTCTGCCTGCGGAAATAATCAGTCAGTTCAAACGATGGTCAGTCCATCTGTGACAGAACACGAAGAAACTCCAAGGGTGATCGCACATAGAGGGGCAAATGAATGGTACAACGAGAGCACCATTACTGCCTATCAAATAGCAGCTCAATCTGGTGTGGATTCATTAGAAATGGATTTAAGAATGACAAAGGATGGCGAGTTAGTTGCCATGCATGATGACACAATCGATCGGACTACAAATGGCAAAGGGAAGGTTTCTGATTACACATTAGAAGAACTAAGAGCGTTTCAAACAATCGAATCGGATAATAGGAAAGAAATAAAGGAAAAAATTCCCACATTAAAGGAAATAATCGAAACTTTTCAAGATACACAAAAGTACTATATTGAGACAAGGCTGGTTGATGGAAAACTAGCAATGGAGGAAAAGCTAATTAACCTATTAAAGGAGTATGGGCTTTTAGACAAAAATTTGGTGACGATTCAATCCTTTTCAGAGGAGAGTTTATTGAAAATCAAAGAAATGGCACCAGATACTGAATTAGCGCTTCTTTTTCGCAAAGGCTCTTTTTCCCTAGAAAAAGCTAGTACGGTTGATTTTCCTATCATCGGCATAGAGTCTACAGATATTACAAAAGAGGTGGTAGACGAATTACATAAAAAGGAAAAAGAGGTACATGTCTATTTTACGAATAAGAAAACGCAAAAAGTGGAACAAGAACGAGTTCACGAATTTGGAGTGGATGGCTATTTCACCGACTTTATTCATTTTACGAAAGAGATTTTAGCAATATAA